Part of the Clostridiisalibacter paucivorans DSM 22131 genome is shown below.
ATCATCGTAATCATTTTTCCAATTCTCATATATAATAACTGGTCCTATAATAAATCCTGTTGGATATCCTTTATCCATAACTTTTTTTGCAGCTATTAATCTTTCATTTAGTCCTACTGTAGCATGTTCATATTCATTTATTACTTTAAAAGTATTTATACTAAACCTTATAGTTGTATGTCCATTATGATTAATATCTAATAAATCATCCACATCATCAAATTTAGTAACAAATCTAAGGCGCCCATACTCCTTATCACCCATAAATTCAATAACTTTACCTAATATTTTAGTATATCTTTCAAAGGGAATTGGATCAGATGTAGCTGACATTTCATAATATGTTATTTCTGGCTTTCTTTCTTCCATATATTTTTCAGCAGTGTTTAATATCTCATCTACATTGACATATATAGTAGTATAAGGTTTTTTCCCAAATCTTGTATTTAAATAACAGTATTCACATTTGCCTGTACAACCAGAAATAAGAGGCAACTGATAATGGGCTGATGGTTTGCATGATTCAAACTTTTTATTTTTTCTTACCCTTATAACTAAAGTAGCCTTTCCCTCTCCATATTCCATTTGTGGCGTTTCCTTTGGTATAGCGGTTACTCTATTGTTCTTTAGTATATCTGTTGGTATTTTCATGTCATTAAATTTTTTATACAACCTCTGTCCTAAAGGATATTCCAGTGACTTTTCTTCAAAAAGTACTCTGTTGGGCAGATATTTCATATTCATCTTCCTTTCCATTTGTAATAATATTCTCACTTTACATAGTATGTCCATATCTTTAATATTATAATAGGCGACTAAAAATCAATCGCCTATATTTAATAAGATGCCTTGTCTAATGCTATTAAAAGCTGTAAAGGTGCCTCTCCTGAAACTTCTCCTACAGCATATACTGTATAATATCTATTAGGTCTAATATTTACATTAGGCACTGTCAATACTACTCTGTTTCCACCTGAAGGTCTTACTTGTAAAGTATATCTATTGGGATCAATCATTCTATTTGGACTTACCTCTCTAAACTCTATATTTCTAAATAATATAGTTCCATCTGATGTAAGAACATCTACTGCTGGTGCATCAGGAGAAAGGTGTACAAACTTAATTTGAGCTTTGCCTGATGGAAGCATCATAGCAGTATCATTTATAACCATTGGCTTTATATCCTCCAAAAGTCCTGTAGCAGCTACAGTATAGTTAGAATTTGGAAATACATCGACCTCTGTATCTATAACTGGATTCCTCCTTGTTCCAGATGCAAAAACTTTTATATTATATATTCCTGGCACTAAAGCAATATATTCTGTAAATCTCTTATATGGTAATCCTTCAACTAACAATGTATCATTCAAATATACATCTACTGGTGGTGCATCAGGAGAGGCATGCAATACCCTCATATAAGAAGATTTTTCTCCATAACATCCTCCATACATATCTCTATAATCATACATAATTTACCCTCCTAAAATTTAAATCCAAATTATTATACTAGCAAAAACATTCTCCAAATATTATCACTAATAATAAAAAGAAGAATAATAGGCTTTCGTTTCCTTCATCAAACCATCCTCCATTATTGAATAAAATAACTAATATCAAAAAGAAAAACAACATAACACTATCGTTTCTACAGTTGCATTGTAAACTTAAATTTTCTTCAGACATATAATAAACCTCCTTTAAAGGGTATTCTCTATAAAATTCTTTTTTATTTTTAATATATTTTATTCAAATTTTTTTTATTTGTTACTTTAGGAATTCTTTAAGAAAATATTTTTTATCATGTATAATATTTCAAGATAATAGAGATAATATTTTTGAGAACAAAAAAGGAGTGATATCATGGAAAGTAATTTTCTAGATAGGACTGCATTAGTATTAGTCATAATAGGCGCCCTAAATTGGGGACTTATATCTCTATTTGAATTTGACCTAGTTGCTAGTATTTTTGGAGGGCAAACAGCTTTTTTAAGCCGTTTAATTTACGGACTTGTAGGATTGTCTGGATTGTATAGTATATCACTACTATTCAGATCTAGAGAGACAACTACTGAATAAAATATAGGTTATCCCAAATGGGATAACCTATATATGTCTTTTCTCATATGTTTAAGCAAAGGTAGTTCTTCTCTTATTTTGTGTATCATATCTAAATCAATTTCTTGAACTATTATGTCTTCAGAATAATCCAATTGTTCAATTACACTTCCCCATGGATCAACTATTAGAGAATGTCCGTAAGATTTATAATTACTTTCTTTATTTTGTGCTGGAGCAGTTCCTACCATAAAAATTTGATTATCTAAAGCCCTTACCCTAAATAAATGTTCCCAGTGTGCAGGTCCAGTAATCATATTAAACGCAGCAGGTATAAAAACTATATTTACTCCCTCTATACTCATCAATCTTATAAGCTCAGGAAATCTTATATCATAGCAAATTGCTACACCCATCTTTCCGAATTCTGTATCAAATACTGTAATATCTTTGCCTGGACTCAATACTTCTGACTCCATAAATCTAATTCCATCTTTTACATCAATATCGAAAAGATGTATTTTTCTATGCTTTCCTATACAATTTCCCTCTCTATCAAATACAAAAGAAGTATTATATATATTATTTTCATCATCCTTCTCTGGTATAGAGCCTGCTATTATATAAACAGATTTTTCTTTGGCTAATTCAGAAATTCTTTTGCAAGTTATACTCCCTGTAGCTTTTTCAGCATATAGAGGAAAATATTTATTATCATATGGACAATTAAACATTTCAGGAAGCATTACTAGCTGAGCCCCCATATTTACCGCTTTATTGATCATGTCTTC
Proteins encoded:
- the splB gene encoding spore photoproduct lyase; translated protein: MKYLPNRVLFEEKSLEYPLGQRLYKKFNDMKIPTDILKNNRVTAIPKETPQMEYGEGKATLVIRVRKNKKFESCKPSAHYQLPLISGCTGKCEYCYLNTRFGKKPYTTIYVNVDEILNTAEKYMEERKPEITYYEMSATSDPIPFERYTKILGKVIEFMGDKEYGRLRFVTKFDDVDDLLDINHNGHTTIRFSINTFKVINEYEHATVGLNERLIAAKKVMDKGYPTGFIIGPVIIYENWKNDYDDMLITLKESLSNEYKEEIHFEVISHRYTNAAKNRILQIFPNSTLPMDEERRVFKYGQFGYGKYVYDKEILNEIREYFNRSIKSYFPNSIIDYII
- a CDS encoding carbon-nitrogen hydrolase family protein: MNKIKIGLCQMKVQENKELNIEKAEDMINKAVNMGAQLVMLPEMFNCPYDNKYFPLYAEKATGSITCKRISELAKEKSVYIIAGSIPEKDDENNIYNTSFVFDREGNCIGKHRKIHLFDIDVKDGIRFMESEVLSPGKDITVFDTEFGKMGVAICYDIRFPELIRLMSIEGVNIVFIPAAFNMITGPAHWEHLFRVRALDNQIFMVGTAPAQNKESNYKSYGHSLIVDPWGSVIEQLDYSEDIIVQEIDLDMIHKIREELPLLKHMRKDIYRLSHLG
- a CDS encoding DUF4397 domain-containing protein, with the protein product MYDYRDMYGGCYGEKSSYMRVLHASPDAPPVDVYLNDTLLVEGLPYKRFTEYIALVPGIYNIKVFASGTRRNPVIDTEVDVFPNSNYTVAATGLLEDIKPMVINDTAMMLPSGKAQIKFVHLSPDAPAVDVLTSDGTILFRNIEFREVSPNRMIDPNRYTLQVRPSGGNRVVLTVPNVNIRPNRYYTVYAVGEVSGEAPLQLLIALDKASY
- a CDS encoding DUF378 domain-containing protein, whose protein sequence is MESNFLDRTALVLVIIGALNWGLISLFEFDLVASIFGGQTAFLSRLIYGLVGLSGLYSISLLFRSRETTTE